Proteins from one Leptospira wolffii serovar Khorat str. Khorat-H2 genomic window:
- the tsaD gene encoding tRNA (adenosine(37)-N6)-threonylcarbamoyltransferase complex transferase subunit TsaD — MIGLGIETSCDETSLGIVKDGKELLSLKIFSQIDLHKPFRGIVPEIASRAHLEKINPLLSEVLEEAEVSLSDLDYVAVTRSPGLTGSLMIGAQLARCIHSVYGTPIVPLCHLQAHFAVLQLEGVEPVFPALGLLLSGGNSAIYKIPHFGRMETVGDTLDDALGEAFDKVAGQLSLPYPGGPPIEAEASKYRPEPKEKELLPLLLRNLEQDRVAFSFSGLKTAVAHLLAKQPDLPVPRVCYHFQNTAFELVERNLKRAVSITGIRRILAGGGVMANSTLKARLEAYAKKNSLEFFSPQKKIYCTDNGAMVAALGYYLFRQGYSKSLDFTVSPVRQETYI; from the coding sequence ATGATCGGCCTTGGTATCGAGACTAGCTGCGACGAGACCAGTCTAGGAATCGTAAAAGACGGAAAAGAACTTCTATCCTTAAAGATCTTCAGTCAGATCGATTTGCATAAACCGTTTCGGGGAATCGTCCCCGAAATTGCATCGAGAGCTCATTTGGAAAAGATCAATCCTCTTCTTTCCGAGGTTCTGGAGGAAGCGGAGGTGAGTCTTTCCGACTTGGATTACGTGGCCGTTACGAGATCTCCCGGACTGACCGGTTCTCTGATGATAGGAGCGCAACTCGCCCGTTGCATCCATTCGGTTTACGGAACTCCTATCGTACCTCTTTGTCATCTCCAGGCCCATTTCGCGGTTCTGCAATTGGAAGGAGTGGAACCCGTCTTTCCAGCTCTGGGACTTCTGCTATCCGGAGGGAATTCCGCCATCTACAAGATTCCCCATTTCGGGAGAATGGAAACAGTAGGAGATACATTGGACGACGCCTTGGGAGAGGCATTCGATAAGGTGGCGGGCCAGCTTTCCTTGCCCTATCCGGGAGGACCTCCCATAGAGGCGGAGGCTTCGAAATATAGACCGGAACCGAAGGAGAAGGAACTACTTCCTCTCTTATTGAGAAATTTAGAGCAGGACAGAGTGGCATTTTCCTTTTCCGGTTTAAAGACCGCAGTGGCTCATTTATTGGCAAAACAGCCGGATCTCCCCGTTCCTAGGGTATGCTATCATTTTCAAAATACGGCATTCGAACTCGTGGAGAGGAATTTGAAGCGGGCGGTTTCAATTACTGGAATCCGTAGGATTTTAGCCGGGGGCGGAGTTATGGCAAACTCCACATTAAAGGCGAGGTTGGAAGCCTACGCGAAGAAAAATTCCCTGGAATTTTTTTCTCCGCAAAAAAAGATCTACTGCACGGATAACGGCGCTATGGTTGCGGCCTTGGGTTATTATCTATTTCGACAGGGATATTCTAAAAGTTTGGACTTTACGGTGAGTCCGGTAAGACAGGAGACCTATATATGA
- a CDS encoding efflux ABC transporter permease gives MGRITYLRFAFSLFLRDWITSVLHVAFSSFFAYGLIFGVHSLRAEKAPADITNIDLFLKSPYLVLSLSGLALVFMTVVRVMGRSGDNGIMMAVGGNRPGVVLLLTLEVWILHVLGFLSATLLTAFFPYGKSELTSFLDYLGSLTLDVLLVGAIGSLVAFFYTLMDPYQSIRRGK, from the coding sequence ATGGGAAGAATCACGTATCTGCGTTTTGCATTTTCCCTCTTTCTACGGGATTGGATCACTAGTGTACTCCATGTGGCCTTCTCTTCCTTTTTCGCCTACGGCCTGATCTTCGGCGTCCATTCCCTGCGCGCGGAAAAAGCGCCTGCGGACATTACTAATATCGATCTCTTTTTGAAATCTCCGTATCTGGTTTTATCCCTTTCCGGCCTCGCTTTAGTTTTTATGACCGTGGTCCGGGTCATGGGTAGGTCGGGGGATAACGGAATCATGATGGCCGTGGGAGGAAATCGTCCGGGTGTGGTCCTTTTATTGACCCTGGAAGTCTGGATTTTGCATGTCCTAGGATTCCTTTCGGCGACCCTTTTGACCGCATTCTTTCCTTACGGCAAATCCGAGTTAACCTCCTTCTTGGATTATTTGGGCTCCCTTACGTTGGACGTCCTACTAGTGGGAGCCATCGGGAGTCTGGTGGCCTTCTTCTACACTCTCATGGATCCTTACCAATCCATTCGGAGGGGAAAATGA
- a CDS encoding ABC transporter ATP-binding protein: MILRINNLSRHYGTTKAVDRISFDINQSDYVAIVGPSGSGKTTLLSMITGMLSSSSGEIYFDTLKISSMSKSELAGFRAKSIGLIFQFSDLVSHLSVEENILLPALLVGKFSEQEYREKCEYLISSLNLQSIRDQLPSRLSGGQIQMTAIARALINEPEILLADEPSGDLDPENSELVRKLLSDFNSRGLTILLVTHDMNLAFDAKTIYEMREGSFTRVVK, translated from the coding sequence ATGATCCTGCGGATTAATAATCTATCCCGTCATTACGGGACGACCAAAGCTGTTGATCGGATTTCTTTCGATATCAATCAATCCGACTATGTCGCGATCGTGGGACCCTCCGGTTCCGGAAAAACGACCCTACTCTCTATGATCACCGGTATGCTTTCCAGCAGTTCCGGAGAGATTTATTTCGATACTCTCAAGATTTCCTCAATGAGCAAGTCGGAGTTGGCCGGATTTCGAGCCAAAAGCATAGGACTTATCTTCCAATTTTCCGACCTGGTTTCCCATTTGAGTGTGGAGGAGAATATTCTTCTACCGGCATTACTCGTAGGAAAATTCTCCGAACAGGAATACAGGGAAAAATGCGAATACCTGATTTCCAGTCTGAATCTACAAAGCATCCGCGATCAATTGCCTTCCCGTCTTTCAGGAGGACAAATCCAGATGACCGCGATTGCAAGAGCCCTCATCAACGAACCGGAAATTCTTCTGGCCGACGAACCTTCCGGAGACTTGGATCCGGAAAATAGCGAACTCGTCCGCAAACTTCTTTCCGATTTCAATTCCAGAGGACTCACCATACTTCTCGTTACGCACGATATGAACCTTGCGTTCGACGCTAAGACTATCTACGAAATGAGAGAAGGAAGTTTTACCAGAGTCGTAAAATGA
- the lexA gene encoding transcriptional repressor LexA — translation MKDLTEKQLAVLNFITNVIKERGFPPTIREIGDEFSITAKGAYDHLKAIEKKGYLKTSKNQSRAIELQRQSPFESLPVPTPSIPLLGRVAAGLPILAEENIETYIPVPEEMASKGITFALKVQGDSMIEAGINDGDVAIIQKKDIARNGEIVVALIEDEATLKVYYKESDHIRLEARNPKYKPIRSKKVVILGKLIGLYRTY, via the coding sequence ATGAAAGATCTCACCGAAAAGCAACTCGCAGTCCTAAATTTCATCACGAATGTAATCAAGGAGAGAGGCTTTCCTCCCACAATCAGGGAGATCGGTGACGAGTTCAGCATTACTGCCAAAGGTGCTTACGATCACCTTAAGGCGATCGAGAAAAAGGGATACCTGAAGACTTCTAAAAATCAATCCAGGGCGATCGAATTGCAGCGCCAGAGTCCTTTTGAGAGTCTGCCGGTTCCCACGCCTAGTATTCCTCTATTAGGAAGGGTTGCGGCCGGACTCCCTATCTTGGCGGAGGAAAATATCGAGACCTATATTCCCGTTCCCGAAGAGATGGCCTCTAAGGGAATCACCTTCGCTCTAAAAGTGCAGGGGGATTCCATGATAGAAGCGGGGATCAACGATGGGGACGTGGCCATTATCCAAAAAAAGGATATCGCTCGTAACGGAGAGATCGTCGTAGCCTTGATCGAGGACGAAGCCACTCTCAAAGTATATTATAAGGAATCGGATCATATCCGACTCGAGGCTAGAAACCCTAAATACAAGCCTATCCGTAGTAAGAAGGTTGTGATTCTCGGAAAACTAATCGGTCTTTATCGCACTTATTGA
- a CDS encoding ROK family protein has translation MSLYLGVDIGAQSIKACLTDESGEIHSQASCPTGAKMGNVEFLSELEDLISGILRSTGRTASAIGLGSPGPIDKDQGILISSANLPLLKEVPIVSSLNRKFGIPVFYDNDANCAALGEYWFGAGKNSPNLIVLTLGTGLGGGWVFEGKLFDGYKGNSMEVGHTTVVPEGALCGCGQRGCIEAYFSASGFAARFLEKTGSRLEDIESFFKMAESGNSDAKEILDYGTDRLADAVRNLVHTLNPECIVFSGGISLSYDRFGKPLETRIRETIFPIFREYTRILPGGAVTGALGAASLCLR, from the coding sequence ATGAGTCTTTATTTAGGCGTGGATATCGGCGCCCAAAGTATCAAAGCCTGTCTAACGGACGAATCCGGCGAGATTCATTCCCAAGCGAGTTGCCCCACCGGCGCAAAAATGGGAAACGTAGAATTCTTATCCGAACTCGAAGATCTGATTTCCGGAATTCTACGAAGCACGGGAAGGACCGCCTCCGCAATCGGCTTAGGAAGTCCGGGTCCCATAGACAAAGATCAAGGAATTCTAATATCTTCAGCGAACCTTCCCTTATTGAAGGAGGTTCCCATCGTATCTTCCCTCAATCGCAAATTCGGAATCCCCGTCTTCTACGATAACGACGCGAACTGCGCCGCATTGGGAGAATACTGGTTCGGAGCCGGAAAAAATTCTCCGAATCTGATCGTTCTTACGTTGGGCACGGGGCTCGGAGGCGGCTGGGTATTCGAAGGAAAATTATTCGACGGTTACAAAGGCAATTCCATGGAAGTGGGTCACACAACGGTGGTTCCTGAAGGAGCCCTATGCGGTTGCGGCCAAAGAGGCTGTATCGAGGCCTATTTCAGCGCGAGCGGGTTCGCGGCTAGATTCCTGGAAAAAACGGGGAGTCGCCTGGAGGATATAGAATCCTTTTTTAAAATGGCCGAGTCCGGAAATTCGGATGCAAAAGAAATACTGGACTACGGCACGGACAGACTCGCGGATGCGGTGAGAAATCTAGTACATACCTTGAATCCGGAATGCATCGTATTCTCCGGAGGGATCTCCTTGTCCTACGACCGTTTCGGAAAACCGCTTGAAACCAGGATCCGAGAGACGATTTTTCCCATATTCCGAGAATACACGAGAATTCTTCCCGGAGGAGCGGTGACGGGAGCTTTGGGAGCTGCGAGTCTTTGCTTAAGATGA
- a CDS encoding type II toxin-antitoxin system Phd/YefM family antitoxin, whose protein sequence is MKKKVNLGEAKAHLGKYLKAASAGERIILAERNRPIAELKILPEVTRTKRPKPGILRNKFTVPDDFNSTLTQFEADYYGD, encoded by the coding sequence ATGAAGAAGAAGGTGAATCTGGGAGAAGCCAAGGCGCACCTGGGAAAATACCTGAAGGCCGCTAGTGCGGGAGAAAGGATCATTCTTGCGGAAAGAAACCGTCCGATCGCAGAATTGAAGATTCTTCCCGAGGTCACCCGAACGAAACGACCCAAGCCTGGGATCCTACGGAACAAATTTACGGTTCCCGACGATTTCAATTCTACTTTAACCCAATTCGAAGCGGATTATTACGGAGACTGA
- a CDS encoding efflux RND transporter periplasmic adaptor subunit, whose translation MKELFQKYKILILLALVVTTAVYGYKYFSKKKPEKKVQEENKNVFSVPEDVIRRHPLTYVSLKEVAQFEELALPGRITYDPESMAKVGSQVEARIKKVLVKEGDKVSQGSPLAILSSVQLGEVEAAYVKARASLEALKLQADRAKELFEMKVTSAKEYELATMQYKTARTEVETTRIKLDNYGLTPSEIEGIERGIYVSSNLVLRSPINGEITERKAILGQQVTRNEELFTVANLSHLWVLLDVYEKDLAGVREGAQATIFPLGDEHSNVQIQGKVGYVGTVLDNVKRTAKLRIMVQNKGGKLKPGQTVTAKVAGLVVSTGEGKRKMVPLEAVHEIEGKSYVFVTHGENTFEAVNVIVGDTIEDDVILLGGLPEGSQVVSKGSFVLKSEYLK comes from the coding sequence ATGAAAGAACTATTCCAAAAATATAAAATTCTAATCCTTTTGGCCTTGGTGGTGACCACCGCCGTTTACGGTTACAAGTATTTCTCCAAAAAGAAACCGGAAAAGAAGGTTCAAGAAGAGAACAAGAACGTATTCTCCGTGCCTGAGGACGTGATTCGTAGGCATCCTTTAACGTATGTTAGCTTAAAGGAAGTGGCGCAGTTCGAAGAATTGGCACTGCCGGGTAGGATCACTTACGATCCGGAGAGCATGGCCAAGGTGGGTTCTCAGGTGGAGGCCCGCATCAAAAAGGTTTTAGTCAAGGAAGGGGACAAGGTCAGCCAAGGATCTCCTCTTGCCATTCTTTCCTCCGTACAATTGGGAGAGGTCGAGGCCGCGTATGTAAAAGCGAGAGCTTCCCTGGAGGCCTTGAAATTGCAGGCGGACAGGGCCAAAGAGCTTTTCGAAATGAAAGTTACCTCCGCCAAAGAATACGAACTAGCGACCATGCAATACAAGACCGCCAGAACGGAAGTGGAGACTACTCGAATCAAACTGGACAATTACGGGCTCACTCCTTCCGAGATAGAAGGGATAGAGAGAGGGATTTATGTTTCCTCCAACTTGGTTCTCCGTAGTCCGATCAACGGTGAGATCACGGAAAGAAAGGCCATACTGGGTCAGCAAGTCACTCGTAACGAGGAATTATTCACGGTAGCGAACCTAAGTCATCTTTGGGTGCTTCTGGATGTCTACGAAAAAGATCTAGCCGGAGTGAGAGAAGGAGCCCAGGCCACGATCTTTCCGTTGGGGGACGAGCATAGTAATGTCCAGATCCAAGGAAAAGTCGGGTATGTGGGAACCGTTTTGGATAACGTGAAAAGGACCGCAAAGCTGAGAATCATGGTCCAGAATAAAGGCGGAAAATTGAAGCCCGGTCAGACGGTTACGGCGAAGGTCGCCGGCTTAGTCGTCAGCACCGGAGAAGGAAAACGCAAGATGGTCCCTCTCGAAGCGGTCCATGAGATAGAAGGCAAATCCTACGTATTCGTTACTCACGGAGAGAATACCTTCGAGGCCGTCAATGTGATAGTAGGAGATACGATCGAAGACGATGTGATCCTACTAGGCGGTCTTCCGGAGGGTTCCCAAGTAGTTTCTAAGGGGTCCTTCGTACTGAAAAGCGAATACCTGAAATAG
- a CDS encoding S41 family peptidase encodes MKNKERFFWAGAVFVLFIALVFQPLKARAVSETSEKYLQLFHEVFGLAQNGYVETIDEEKVFLGAIKGMLASLGDPHSTFLEEEEYRQMREETRGSFGGVGMEVAYTDGAIVVVSPIEDTPAMKAGILPQDRIIEIDGKSTANLGYSEGIKLMRGKPGSSVSIKVERKNIKEPLQFTLVRENIKIRYVRSFLFEKEKVGYVRLNQFMGENTLEEFKKHVKQLVDKKAEGLIVDLRMNPGGLLPLSVALSDIFLPEGLDIVSVRGRGGELADVSKSTSRGEKYTKIPLVVLINEGSASASEIFAGAMQDHGRAKILGTTSFGKGSVQIVYPLSYGMAVKLTVQKYFTPSGRSLHGKGIQPDIVVKAIEPNEDDRFYLRKMGEKKLLDQLAVKYPEYNEQNFQLFEKALKEQGIKLSSDVARAVYKNKTLSEKDRSLTDTELDPQLKKAVEILSQDSKS; translated from the coding sequence ATGAAAAATAAGGAAAGATTCTTCTGGGCGGGGGCCGTCTTCGTTCTATTTATCGCTCTGGTCTTCCAACCTCTGAAGGCCAGAGCGGTTTCCGAAACCTCCGAAAAATATCTGCAATTATTCCATGAAGTCTTCGGCCTGGCCCAGAACGGTTACGTCGAAACCATAGACGAGGAAAAAGTATTCCTCGGAGCAATCAAAGGCATGCTCGCTTCTCTCGGAGATCCGCATTCCACCTTCTTAGAGGAAGAAGAATACAGACAGATGCGGGAGGAAACCAGAGGGAGTTTCGGAGGAGTGGGGATGGAAGTCGCCTATACCGACGGAGCCATCGTGGTAGTCTCGCCGATTGAGGATACTCCTGCCATGAAAGCAGGTATTCTTCCCCAGGATAGGATTATAGAGATAGACGGCAAGAGTACCGCCAATCTGGGTTATTCCGAAGGGATCAAATTGATGAGGGGTAAGCCCGGTTCTTCCGTTTCGATCAAGGTGGAAAGAAAGAATATCAAGGAACCTCTTCAATTTACCTTAGTTCGGGAAAATATAAAGATCCGTTATGTACGCTCTTTTCTATTCGAAAAGGAAAAAGTGGGCTATGTTCGACTGAACCAGTTCATGGGCGAGAACACCCTGGAAGAATTTAAGAAGCATGTGAAACAACTCGTGGATAAGAAGGCTGAGGGACTCATCGTGGACCTGCGCATGAATCCTGGAGGACTTCTTCCTTTATCAGTCGCTCTTTCCGATATCTTTCTTCCCGAGGGGCTCGACATCGTTTCCGTTCGAGGAAGAGGGGGGGAACTCGCGGACGTTTCCAAGTCCACTTCTCGCGGCGAAAAATATACCAAAATCCCTCTCGTGGTTCTAATCAACGAAGGTTCCGCTTCCGCTTCCGAGATTTTTGCGGGAGCCATGCAGGATCATGGAAGAGCGAAGATTCTGGGGACGACTTCCTTCGGCAAGGGTTCCGTTCAGATCGTATATCCTTTATCATACGGAATGGCGGTGAAATTGACTGTGCAAAAATATTTCACTCCTTCCGGCAGATCTTTACACGGTAAGGGAATCCAACCGGACATCGTGGTGAAGGCGATCGAGCCCAACGAGGATGATAGATTCTATCTGCGTAAAATGGGAGAGAAAAAACTCCTAGACCAATTGGCCGTTAAATATCCCGAATACAACGAGCAGAATTTTCAGTTATTCGAAAAGGCCCTGAAAGAGCAGGGCATCAAACTGAGTTCCGATGTGGCCCGCGCGGTATATAAGAATAAGACCTTATCCGAAAAAGATAGATCTCTTACCGATACCGAATTGGATCCCCAATTGAAGAAAGCGGTGGAGATCCTTTCCCAAGATTCCAAGTCCTAA
- a CDS encoding LA_1448 family UV-C exposure upregulated protein gives MIFLSNSRRLAVLLLLLFSLFCASPKKQIGEADLKLVMEYLTEARLGDRLNFAAEQKVRTDREILSDACERYKLDQDAVLAKIKEKYPQIYSELVGKNEK, from the coding sequence GTGATTTTTCTTTCCAATTCCCGCAGGCTTGCGGTCTTACTCCTTCTTCTCTTCTCCCTATTCTGCGCATCTCCAAAAAAGCAAATCGGAGAAGCGGATCTAAAACTCGTAATGGAATATCTGACGGAAGCCCGTTTGGGAGACCGATTGAATTTCGCTGCGGAACAAAAGGTTCGAACCGACCGAGAGATTCTCTCCGACGCTTGCGAAAGATATAAATTGGACCAAGACGCGGTACTCGCAAAAATAAAAGAAAAGTATCCTCAGATTTATTCCGAGTTGGTCGGTAAGAATGAAAAATAA
- a CDS encoding tetratricopeptide repeat protein encodes MVFVILIAAGIILIVAAGSFLIQSKKDAFEKALALAAMGNYVESRILIRDILDANPSNVKAHFIMAKIYAMEGDYINEARHLEKIKKIGSFDKEISEVAVSNRIADIFYQQDLFEESVFHYVDTLSVDPNNFEANVRIGFMAIGQKEFGIADKFLSRVPDERIKMPALLIAKGVIAAILRKGDPKPYFQKAFEEEPSSSVSGFLYALSLARSGDHDEAIKVANSVVDVVSDEYIRYTLFQFIMLEFIQKENWNEALKHARLCMETARNNGWKQELIDSDFHFSLIAVKMGRLEDASEYLIEAESERVDDNRIIELANYKYQVETKRLDLGKPSKSGFSPEQEISRLFAELFPTERYYEISGLKSSKSFHIKGIIDEEGNKIVVDVAKIGISALDHFRTIKGVDFKNLCVKVVIALNYTVSREVPNKEGDGVNFMGLNKTDKETRALFKFRKWKDAKISDIFLRDTLSQVKDMGLDKAFIIGDAEFTEGARKFLTDNPSRLSVLYGKDLEELLKKALKSQG; translated from the coding sequence ATGGTCTTCGTAATTTTAATCGCAGCCGGAATCATACTGATCGTCGCTGCCGGTTCCTTTCTCATCCAGTCCAAAAAGGACGCTTTCGAGAAGGCCCTGGCTTTGGCTGCGATGGGAAACTATGTGGAATCCCGGATTTTGATTCGCGATATTCTGGATGCGAATCCTTCCAACGTGAAAGCGCATTTCATCATGGCAAAGATCTACGCCATGGAAGGGGATTACATTAACGAAGCACGACATCTGGAAAAAATTAAGAAAATAGGAAGTTTCGATAAGGAAATTTCCGAAGTCGCAGTCTCGAATCGTATCGCGGATATTTTTTACCAACAGGATCTTTTCGAGGAATCGGTCTTCCATTATGTGGATACACTTTCCGTAGACCCGAATAATTTCGAAGCGAACGTTCGCATCGGGTTCATGGCGATCGGGCAAAAGGAATTCGGAATCGCGGACAAATTCTTATCCAGGGTTCCTGACGAAAGAATCAAGATGCCTGCTCTTCTCATAGCTAAGGGAGTGATCGCGGCGATACTTAGGAAGGGGGATCCGAAGCCTTATTTCCAGAAAGCGTTCGAAGAAGAACCTTCCTCTTCCGTATCCGGATTTCTCTACGCCTTATCTCTCGCAAGATCGGGAGATCATGACGAGGCGATAAAGGTCGCGAATTCGGTGGTGGATGTCGTATCCGACGAATACATACGTTATACTCTGTTTCAGTTTATCATGTTGGAGTTCATACAAAAGGAAAATTGGAACGAGGCGTTGAAGCACGCTCGCCTTTGTATGGAGACCGCGAGAAACAACGGTTGGAAGCAGGAGCTGATCGATTCCGATTTCCATTTCTCTCTAATTGCCGTCAAGATGGGAAGATTGGAAGACGCGAGCGAATACCTGATCGAAGCGGAATCGGAACGGGTGGACGATAATCGCATCATAGAATTAGCAAATTATAAATACCAGGTGGAGACCAAGAGACTGGATTTGGGAAAACCGTCCAAGAGCGGTTTCAGCCCCGAGCAGGAAATCTCCAGACTATTTGCCGAGCTTTTTCCCACGGAAAGATATTACGAAATCTCGGGACTTAAATCCTCCAAGTCCTTCCATATCAAGGGAATCATAGACGAGGAAGGAAATAAGATCGTGGTCGATGTGGCTAAGATCGGAATCAGCGCCTTGGATCATTTTAGGACGATCAAGGGGGTGGACTTCAAGAACCTATGCGTGAAAGTGGTGATTGCCTTGAATTACACGGTGAGTAGGGAGGTTCCGAACAAGGAGGGAGACGGAGTCAATTTTATGGGTCTGAACAAGACCGACAAGGAGACCCGCGCCTTATTCAAGTTCCGGAAATGGAAGGACGCCAAGATTTCCGACATCTTCCTAAGAGATACATTAAGCCAAGTCAAGGATATGGGGTTGGACAAGGCTTTCATCATAGGCGACGCAGAATTCACCGAAGGAGCGAGAAAATTCCTAACGGACAATCCTTCCCGTCTTTCTGTTCTCTACGGAAAGGATCTGGAAGAATTGCTTAAGAAAGCCTTGAAAAGCCAGGGTTAA
- a CDS encoding TolC family protein — MQDFLLLTEARSIAKPSVEKGSGWALLLLFSASAFFFPFSTVVYPETIPFEISEDKKGTLPTINESKSSSNTSQAGSGVSPVPANTKIIDWDIDRLTEYAVSNNPLYLAERQNMGIQRGQVITASLYRNPVLQFQQQFIGGNPNSQGGSPETAPGLFQDLDVYGVVPLRTRVAKKAFEASIQDFRNFDRIFRMRLRQNYWAFVFLTLLVDTNKEFYENYSDLLELTKFRVQKGDISPLEFERLELERIQVEKYYRDAIVRRQTIEKDLRILSGLSESEGVFAFKVESMKFRTLEELGLYLKEDFPSIERPDVVALEQRLQEKKLNIELQRKEALGWLQLGGEWRVKGGENYGGVFATIPIPLNDRGQGKVYSAKEEYRKYELALDAKKREVMAEIEAAKKELLAREELLTKYERINLLQKNKQLEEKSRIAYVRGASDQVTFLQAEKNYLTILREYYDLLYLYFNAVEGYKAATGKIAESAAKSPVKGEGQ, encoded by the coding sequence ATGCAAGATTTCTTATTGTTAACCGAAGCAAGATCGATTGCTAAACCCTCTGTCGAAAAAGGAAGCGGCTGGGCTCTTCTTCTGCTTTTTTCCGCTTCCGCGTTCTTCTTTCCTTTCAGTACTGTCGTGTATCCCGAGACGATCCCGTTCGAAATCTCCGAAGACAAGAAGGGAACTCTTCCTACGATCAACGAATCCAAGTCTTCTTCCAATACTTCCCAAGCGGGATCCGGAGTTTCTCCGGTTCCTGCGAACACTAAAATCATCGATTGGGATATCGATCGTCTGACGGAATATGCCGTTTCCAATAACCCGCTTTACTTGGCGGAAAGACAGAATATGGGAATCCAGAGAGGCCAGGTGATCACTGCTTCCTTGTATCGGAATCCTGTGCTTCAGTTCCAACAGCAATTCATCGGAGGAAATCCGAACTCTCAAGGAGGAAGTCCGGAAACCGCGCCCGGCCTTTTCCAAGATCTGGACGTTTACGGAGTGGTTCCGCTTCGTACTCGAGTCGCTAAGAAAGCGTTCGAGGCTTCCATCCAGGACTTTCGGAATTTCGACCGGATCTTTCGGATGAGATTGCGCCAGAACTATTGGGCCTTCGTATTCTTAACTCTACTTGTGGATACCAATAAGGAATTCTACGAAAACTACAGCGATCTTTTGGAACTCACCAAGTTCCGGGTCCAAAAGGGGGATATTTCTCCGTTAGAATTCGAGCGTCTGGAACTGGAAAGGATCCAGGTGGAGAAATATTACCGCGACGCGATCGTAAGAAGACAGACCATCGAAAAGGACCTTCGCATTCTTTCCGGACTCTCCGAGTCGGAGGGAGTCTTTGCCTTTAAGGTGGAATCCATGAAATTCAGAACCCTGGAAGAATTGGGTCTTTACCTCAAAGAGGATTTTCCTTCCATCGAGCGTCCGGACGTCGTTGCTCTAGAACAAAGGCTCCAGGAAAAGAAACTGAATATCGAGCTCCAGAGAAAAGAGGCCTTGGGTTGGTTGCAACTCGGAGGAGAATGGAGAGTAAAAGGCGGGGAGAATTACGGAGGCGTTTTTGCCACGATCCCTATCCCTCTGAACGATAGAGGACAGGGAAAAGTATACTCCGCCAAGGAAGAATACCGTAAATACGAATTGGCGCTGGACGCTAAGAAAAGGGAAGTAATGGCCGAGATTGAGGCCGCTAAAAAGGAACTTTTAGCCAGGGAAGAATTACTTACCAAATACGAAAGAATCAATCTGCTGCAAAAGAACAAGCAGTTGGAGGAAAAATCGCGGATCGCCTATGTCCGAGGCGCTTCCGATCAGGTCACCTTCCTCCAAGCAGAAAAAAATTACCTCACCATCCTCCGCGAATACTACGATCTACTCTATCTCTACTTCAATGCCGTAGAAGGCTATAAGGCCGCCACGGGAAAAATCGCGGAATCGGCGGCTAAGAGCCCGGTAAAAGGAGAAGGACAATGA
- a CDS encoding type II toxin-antitoxin system VapC family toxin — MRTILLDTQILLWFLLDDPKLPGIVRDLAKEEDSLFLFHQVSLWEIQIKFDQGKLPLHKHPGDFLVQACLQSGLEKADLQDEAIFFLSKIPPLHRDPFDRLLVSHTILNGWELATTDSILEKYPIRILK, encoded by the coding sequence TTGAGAACGATCCTCTTAGATACGCAAATTCTATTATGGTTCTTACTGGACGACCCTAAATTGCCCGGTATAGTGAGAGACCTCGCAAAGGAGGAGGATTCCCTTTTTCTTTTCCACCAGGTTTCCCTTTGGGAGATTCAGATCAAATTCGATCAGGGAAAGCTCCCCTTACACAAGCATCCGGGAGATTTTCTAGTCCAGGCATGTTTGCAATCCGGACTGGAAAAAGCGGATCTCCAAGACGAGGCGATCTTCTTTTTATCCAAGATTCCCCCCTTACATAGGGATCCTTTCGACAGACTCTTGGTATCGCATACGATTTTGAACGGCTGGGAATTAGCGACTACGGATTCTATTCTGGAAAAATATCCGATCCGTATATTAAAATAA